From the genome of Mya arenaria isolate MELC-2E11 chromosome 5, ASM2691426v1:
TATAGCTACTACAGTACTACAGGAACATGTGAATTAGCCTTGtgtgtaaaatacatatgtgACTGCATATCACTGTGCCGGAACTACACTCATTTACATCGGGAATGACATGTACGAATATGATAAGATCAAATTGCGTGGATAAAACTCAGAAGTAAGATTATATTTCTTCCTTTTATCAAGCTAAGGAACCCGCAAAAATGGCCttaagtttgttttcaaaatcacatGTTGTtcataattaatgtttaatctAAATTGTATCTGTTATGTAACTGAAAACATGATCACGGACAAAAAAGGGCCcttaaaaacatcaaattgcCAACAAAATTAAAGGTTTGGATCAACGCCCATATATGACTTTTGGATTTTGCATTCAATGTTGGTCAACATATTGCATTGCATCCACAATAAGACAATTATCGGATGCTAACGCTCACCTAAGACGTAAATATGAGGAAGGAAAGAACTGTATAAATAACTAAAACCAAAGCGAGTAATGGGTTTTGCACATGTGTTCATTTATTATAGCACACGTTTGTactaaattacatttaaatacctAAAAAATGTCTCAAGAGTCGAgccaaaataaatgtataagcCCGCCTAGGAAGCTTTCTTGGAAAAATGATAAGATAAAACTGCATAACTGCAATACTTTTACAACAAGAGCGCCAGAATAGAAATTGCCAATGTTAACCGCACTAGAATAGGAGTACTAAAAATACTGCTAAGGTTTGTGGCCATCGATTTATTGGATAGTTCGATAGTCATACTGTCAATTTGAGGatagttttgttaaaaagtGCCAGTCGCACTACactcaaatttgaattatcACTGGGTGTGAGAATGAACTCATGAATAGGTGATAATGATACTCGTTTTCGGTCCGCTCATTTGGAAAGGGCTATTAAAAATAGAGCTATAATTTAAAACATCCAATCACAGAATGATATTTATATTCGAGGACTAAGCGCAAGACTGTTGTACAGAGCCCAATAAATGTCCAATTCTGCATTGTTAAGTTTAAAAGTGTGAAACTGTTAGGACATCCAATCAGAGAATGATAGTTAAAGTCGAGGACAAAGCGCAAGACTGTTGTACTAAGCCCGGTTTATGTCCAGTTCTACAATGTTAAGTTTTAAAGTGTGAAACTGAACTATATTTAAGGTACATTTATAAGTGCTTAGGACACTTGACTGTATTTCAATATGTCAGTTATGATGCAGTTTGTTTTGTCAGCATTTTACTACTTGTACGTTGTTTAGATAGCAAACTAAGTATACAATTAATCTGAACAAGTTTATCATACTAATTGAGTACAAACCTGAACACGTTGTGCCGTCACCCGCTAAATTATAGCCGCTTCTACAGGAGCATATAAATGACCCTTGTGTGTTGGCACATGTGTGATTGCATCTCGCTGTGCCGGAACTACACTCGTCAATGTCTGGAATGTAAAGTCAAATATAATAAGATCACGCGGATGAACGTAATGTGATCTTAAGTATCTTATAAATCTGGTGCCCGAGCAATCATGGATTTTGGATGCTACGTTCGTCACTGCTTGTGTCCTATTTCGAATATACTTTTATTAACTGATTTCGACCAAGTCAACCTCTCCTTgtcaaaattgttattaaagTCTATGAACGTACTACTTTACTTCTGATTTTTTGGTCGGTAGTTACCGTAAGAAAATCAGGGAAACCCCTTTGCTTTGCTTTAAAATGCTCCCATTGGGAAATCCGGTACATGTCGTTGTatcgaaatatttatttcaaattgcaCAGTTTTGTTACATAGAAACCTGAAAGGCTTCACGGTATTTCTAACAATTGGTTCATGGGGAACTTGGGTGCTCGTCACTCAAAAAACATCGACGACGTGAATCCGTTGAAGGTATTCAtgtattattcaatttaaagtGTATTGTTCCTACGCTGGCAAAAATCCTCAGATGACGAGAGCACATGTAGCGCAATAAAGAGATAAATAACAAAGATTTTACCAGAACATGCCCGGCCGTCGCTCGATAAACTAAAGCCGCTTCTACATGTGCATGTGAACGAGCCTTGTGTGTTAGTACATGTGTGACTACATCCTGCTGTGTCGGAACTACACTCATTTACATTTGCAATGACAAGTATCGATATGGTAATATCAAATTGCGTGGATAATCGTTagaattgaaattatattttctatcatttgataaatttaaagCAACCGCAAAAACCGCCAATATATGACGCATTAAATTGCATGCAATGACGGGTTTACATATTGCTTTGCAACAACAAGAAGAACATTATCGGACACCAACACACACAACAGACGACAATATGGGGACGAAAataactgttaaaataaataaaacaagagttaGTAGTGCGTTTTGAAACACACGCTTTAAATGAGTACATCAACTTCTGTAgtaaataacatcaaaatacCAAAAACGGCCTTGAGTTTATAAACTCAAGGTACTACTGCGAAGGATTCTCATTTTGTATGTTTCTGCAATATCTCAGTTTTGAGACAGTCCGCTGTTTAGCTGCAACCtaaatgtataatacaaatacagtTTGTGATACTATTGAGAACAAACCAGAACAAGATCTGCCGTTGCTAGATAAAGTATAGCCACTTCTACAGGAATATGTAAATGAGCCTGCTGTGTTTGTGCATATGTGATTACATTTCGCTGTGCCGGAACTACACTCATTTACATCTGGAATGGTATGCATAAATTAGGCTGAATTCAATTGTGTGGATAAACGTTTAATTAAAGCTATTGATGAGTAATTAGGATACTCAAGTTTGATGTTCCTTTTTAGTAAGTCcgttataaaacagttttatgttAAGGTGGCGTCCTTAGTAAACAATACAAGTAAAGTTTGTGATACGAATTGAGAACAAACCAGAACATGTTCTGCCGTCGCTCGATAAAGTATAGCCGCTTCTACACGAACATGTGAATGAGCCTGGTGTGTTGGTACATGTGTGACTACATCTTGCCTTTCCGGAACTACACTCATTTACATCTGAAATAACATACGAATATGATAAGGTCAAATTGTGTAGATAAATGTAATAAGTGAAACAAAATCCGTCATTTGATCAAAACGAAGCACCCAACTCACTTACATCTCCAATGAAAAGTTTCAATATGGTTAGACCAAACGGTGTAGATAAACGTTATAAGAAGATTTATATTGTCTGTcttctttttaataaaagcacCCGCGAGGATAGCATGTAGCTCATTCCCTACGAAATCAGttgtttatgttcaattttactctagcaaatacattttttgtgatGTTACTGAAAACATATCGCAGAAAATACAGACAGAAAATACATACCTCAAATtatcttcaaaaataaattacaggTCTACTGCCTATACATAAGGCATAGACTGTGCATTGAATGACGGGCTTACATAAAACACTGTATCCAAACAAAGACCATTATATGATGCCAACGCTCACCTTTAGTGATAATGTTAAGAAAAATACTTtgataaataatcaaaacagCAGTGAGGTGTGGAATTTGACCCACTTGTTGTCATTGATTTCGGCAACTTACGTACTTAaaagtttatattgaaatacgCTGACTTGCATTTAGTCTGGAGCCAATATAGAAGTATTAGCCAAGCTAGGAAACTTGCTTCCAAAATAACGATCTAAACATTCAAACAAGCTTAACTTGCATAACTGAGTTTATTGTAGAACAAGACCGCAATGACGGAAATTGCCAATGGTAGCCTCAGTCGAAAAGTTTTATTCAACCATACTGCTTTGTTTTGTGGCCTTTGAATTTGCAACCTTTATTAACAATACCAATGCAGTTTGTGATACTGCATTGATTGGAAACAAACCTGAACATGTTCTGCCGTCACTCGATAAAATATATCCGCTTCTACAAGAACATATGAATGACCCTTGTGTGTTGGCACATGTGTGATTGCATCTTGATGTGTTGGAACTACACTCGTCAATGTCTGGAATGTAAAGTCAAATATGTTAAGATCAAGCGAATGAACGTCAATGTCTTCAATGTATAGTGAAATATGTAACGATAAAACGGATGCACGTTTTGAAATCTTAAGTATCTTATATTTCTGATGCCCGAGCAATCATGGCTTTTGGATGCATCGTTCGTCACTGATTGCGTCTTATttcgaatatttgtttttcattaccTGAATGCGACTAAGACAGCCTCTTCAATACCAATGCAGTTTGTGATAATGCATTGATTGGAAACAAACCTAAACATGTTCTGCCGTCACTCGATAAACTATATCCGCTTCTACAGGAACATATGAATGACCCTTGTGTGTTGGCACATGTGTGATTGCATCTTGCTGTGTCTGAACTACACTCGTCAATATCTGGAATGTAAAGTCAAATATGTTAAGATCAAGCGGATGAACGTCAATATCATCAATGTATAGTGAAATATGTAACGATAAAACGGATGCACGTTTTGCTATCTTAAGTATCTAATATTTCTGATGCCCGAGCAATCATGGCTTTTGGATGTTTCGTTTGTCACTGATTGCGTCTTATttcgaatatttgtttttcattaactgAATGCCACTTCGGAGTGGATGGTCGGTAAAACCGTgtgaaaatcattgaaaaaatcTTGGCTCTGCTTTAGAATGAACTAAAACGGAAATCAGGTACGTGTCtttgtatcaacatttatatttcaaattttacaatttCGTCACATGGCAACCTAAAAGGCATCACGGTATATCTTACTATTGTAAATTTAGGAGTTGAGATACTCGTCTGCCAATAAACACAGGCGAGTATCATCATGAAATGATAGTCATTAATAATGAATTGGAAGTGTGTTGTTCCTACACTGGCACGAATCCTTGGCTGACCAGTCCACAATTATCGTAATGAACACACACATAATAAAGATTACCAGAACATGTTCGACCGTCGCTCGATAGACTATAGCCGCTTCTACATGAACATGTGAATGCGCCTTGTGTGTTAGTACATATGTGACTACATCTCGCTGTACCGGAACTACACTCATTTACATCTGGAATGACATGTATGAAAATGGTTAGATCAAACTGGAGGATAATTCCTAAGagtaaaattatgtttgctgtcgtttgataaaataaaagcaCCCTCAATGATGACCTTTAGTTGAATTCCAAGGTAATCAGTTGTCCATGGTAGGTTTGTTTCTAAAACGTTAATGTAATGAAACGTAGGTTAACAAGTCACAGAAATCACAGACagacaaaatatacattaaactaAATTCATGAATAAATGGTGATGTCACAACCTCTACTTGAAGTATGgagtttgcatttaatgaagGGTTAACAGACAACATTACATCGACACAAATACCAATATTTTACACCAACGCTCACCTCAGACGACACTGTGGTGCTGATAAGAACTGAACTTGATACCAGAGTGAGTTATGACTTTCGCCACACACGCAGTCAATGATTCTGGCTACATATGTActaagttaaatttaaaacaatagacGGTCATTTGGTTGGAGCGAAGATATTGGTGGTATCCCTCCAATGCAGCTTTCTTCGAAATATATAGAGGTAACTGTTCTGACTAACTTTCATTAATAACGCATTTCATTGTAGAACAAGAGCGCCACAAGGAAAATGATCACCTAAGTCTAAAAAGGATTATTCTTCCATACTGCTAAGTTTGGTGGCCATCAATTCATGGAATAGTTTAATAGTCAAAGTGTAAATATGGGGAGTGTTTAGTTTGAAAATGTAAGCCGGACtacttttaaatttgaattgacACTGGGTGTGAAAATGACCTCTATTTATTAGTGTGTTTCATACTAAAATTCGAtctttaaccaggttttcaacgaaaacctgGTTataagaatgaggttgtcgttgggtgGGCGtgcgggcgggcgtcaaacattggtttctgttcaataactttagtttgcatggatagatattgatgaaacttggtgtgtaggtagcttatgggtagagctagcttgggattgcttttgatgggggtggggctaaggtcaaggtcactgttactaataatagaaaaatggtttctgcccaataactttagttaacattgatagatattgacgaaacttggtgtgtaagttgcatatgtgaagagctagcttgagattgcttttgagtggggtaggctaaggtcaaggtcactattacttaaaataaaaaatagtttctgcccaattactttagttagcattgacagatattaatgaaacttagtgtgtaggtagcttatgtgaggAGCTatcttgggattgcttttgagggggtggggctaaggtcaaggtcgcctgttattaaaaatagaaaaatggtttctgcctaATAACTTTAGtgaggattgatagatattgacgaaagttggtgtataggtagcttatgtgaagaggtAGCTTTGAATTGCTATGAAGGGGTGAGGGgctaaagtcaaggtcactgttacttaaaatagaaaaatcgtttctgcccaataactttagttggcattgaccgatattgatgaaacttggtgtgtaagtcgctaatgtgaagagcaagcttgggattgcttttaagtggggaggggctaaggtcaaggtcactataacttaaaacagaacaatggtcaaggtcactgttacttaaaatagaaaaatggtttctgcccaataactttagttagcattgaccgatattgatgaactTTGgcgtgtaggtagcttatgtacagagcaagcttgggattgcttttgaggggggtggggctaaggtcaaggtcgtctgttactaaaaatagaaaaatggtttctgcccaataacataagttagcattgatatatattgatgaaacttagtgtgtaggtagcttatgtgaagagctagcttttGAGTGGGGAAGGGCTAAGggcaaggtcactattacttaaaatagaaaaatggtatccgcccaataactttagttcagattgacagatattgatgaaacttggtgtgtaggtagcatgtgaagagctagcttgggattgcttttgagtggggaggtgctacggtcaatgtcactgtcacttgaaatagaaaaagaaaattttgccaaataacttttgatagcattgatagataatgcttaaacttggtgtgttggtagcttatgtaaagagctagcttgggattgcttttaaggggggtggggctaaggtcaaggtcactgttactaaaaatttaaaaatggtgtcgGCCAAATGACTTTAGtaagcattgatagatattgataaaacttggtgtgtaggtagcttatgtacagagctagcttggaattgcttttgaggggggtggagctaaggtcaaggtcactgttactaaaaatagaaaaatgttttctgcccaataactttagttagcattgatagatattgatgaaacttagagcgaaggtagcttatgtgaagagttagcttgggaggtggggtcaaggtcactgttcctaaaaatagaaaaatgttttttctgcccaacaacttagttagaattgatggatatgTTCAGccattttctcaaatattgttcaGCAAACAGTGAATTTACATTGAAATTgacatttgcattttataaaagtgttaataatcagcttaaacattttgctttgtaaaaatgaattgtcattGACATTCAGTGATGTTGGCTTGCAAAAAGTTAAATCATTGtcatatgcaaaacaaataggtaaaagatattcacatgaGACTTAGTATGAATGTTGCAGCGAAACTAAACACATAAGATACTTAATTAgagtaattttcagttacgtcTTTTTACACATAAGAAACTTAATAAGAGTAGTTTTCAAATacgtctctttttgataaaagtaaagataaagtcatacaacaaattaattggctataatttatgattgcccataacaaaaacctggtttcgtcgcattgcggcgcttctagttctttattattttaagagaTAAGCAGTCCAATATTAAGATAGCAAACATAGTATACAATACGAATAAAGAATGTTAAActaattgaaaataaaccagAACATGTTTTGCCGTCGCTCGATAAATTATAGCCGCTTCTACAGGAACAACGGAATGAACCTTCTGTGTTGGTACATGTGTGACTACATATTGCTGTGCCGGAATTGCACTCATTTACATCTGGAATGAAAAGTGTCAATATGGTTAGACCAAACTGTGTAGATAAACgttataagtagatttatattGTCTGTcttctttttaataaaagcacCCGTAAGGATAGCATGTAGTTCATTCCCTAAGAAATCAGttgtttatgttcaattttactCGAGCTATACATTTTTTGTGATGTTACTGAAAACATATCGCAGAAAATACAGACAGACAATACATACCTCAAActatcttaaaaaataaattataggTTTACTGCCTATACATAAGGCATAGACTGTGCATTGAATGACGGGCTTGCAAAAAACACTGTATCCAAACAAAGACCATTATGTGATGCCAACGCTCATCTTTAGTGGAAATTTGggataaataatttgataaataataaaaacagcaGTGAGGTGTGGAATTTGACCCACTTGTTGTCATTGATTTCGGCAACTTACGTACTTAaaagtttatattgaaatacgATGACTTGCATTTAGTCTGGAGCCAATATAGAAGTATTAGCCAAGCTAGGAAACTTTCTTCCAAAAATAACGATCTAAACATTCAAACAAGCTTAACTTGCATAACTGAGTTCATTGTTGAACAAGACCGCAATGACGGAAATTGCCAAAGGTCACCTCAGTCGAAAAGTTTTGTTCATCCGTACCGCTTTGTTTTGAGGCCTTTGTTTTTGCAACCTTTATTAACAATTCCAATGCAGTTTGTGATACTGCATTGATTTGAAACAAACCTGAACATGTTCTGCCGTCACTCGATAAAATATATCCGCTTATACAGGAACATATGAATGACCCTTGTGTGTTGGCACATGTGTGATTGCATCTTGCTGTGTCGGAACTACACTCGTCAATGTCTGGAATGTAAATTCAATTATGTTAAGATCAAGCGAATGAAAGTCAATGTCTTCAATGTATAGTGAAATATGTAACGATAAAACGGCTGCACGTTTTGCGATCTTAAGTATCTTATATTTCTGATGCCCAAGCAATCATGgctttttgatgttttgtttgtcaCTGTTTGCGTCTTATttcgaatatttgtttttcattaattgaATGCCACCAAGACAACCTCTTCTTATTAAACTGGTCATTATAAACTATTAAAGTATTACTTAGGAGTGGATTGTCGGTAAAACCGTgtgaaaatcattgaaaaaatcTTGGCTCTGCTTTAGAATGAACTAATACGCAGATCAGGTACGTGGCgttatatcaacatttatatttcaaattttacaatttCGTCACATGGCAAATTAAAAGGCATCACGGTATCTCTTACTATTGTGAATTTAGGAGTTGAGATACTCGTCTGTCAATAAACACAGGCGAGTATCGTCAGAAAATGATAGTCATTAATAATGAATTGGAAGTGTCTTGTTCCTACACTGGCACGAATCCTTGGCTGACCAGTCCACAATTATCGTAATGAACACACGCATAATAAAGATTACCAGAACATGTTCGACCGTCGCTCGATAGACTATAGCCGCTTCTACATGAACATGTGAATGCGCCTTGTGTGTTAGTACATATGTGACTACATCTCGCTGTACCGGAACTACACTCATTTACATCTGGAATGACATGTATGAAAATGGTTAGATCAAACTGGAGGATAAACCTGTAGagtaaaattatgtttgctgccgtttgataaaataaaagcaCCCGCAATGATGAGCTTTAGTTGAATTTCAAGGTAATCAGTTGTCCATGGTAGGTTTGTTTCTAAAACGTTAATGTAATGGAACGAAGGTTAACAAGTCATAGAAATCACAGACAGAccaaatatacataaaactaaatacatgaataaatgGTGATGTCACAACCTCTACTTGAAGTATGgagtttgcattaaatgaaggGTTAACAGACAAGATTTGtttagttaaaacatatttattcagttcaatatacacaagaaatcaatacataatgtacgaatgtataatataaaatgattctGAGCGGATTGGAAGACAAGCATTTTAAACGCTTATATAAGTTCCTTTCCGTGTTCtagattttaatgaaattctGTAATATAGCTGATTAGGAAGTGGACTATAATGTGTCGCAAATCTACAAAAACATGCTTTGTAGCAGAAACGTACTGAGTAATAGaaacaataattttatgtgAGTGTGCATACTAAGTGAGTTGATACAGTGTGATTAACTTTAAAGAAAGAACAAGAATAAACGTTATAAAGTAAGAAATTATTTCACACATATTGACCGGCCGTCCGTAATCAAGGCTGAGCCCGCACCGCGCCCTCAACACCATACGTCAAACCGTTTGGTTGCAGCAATACAATTCTGGACTCGTGTAAAGAGAAGTCTGTTTTCCTCCTGTGAAATATGTTCGTTGCCAAACAGGAGGTTGTTAGCAGTTGTCGCACAGGGCAAGTCAGAAAAGTATAGAGGACGGATATCTTGATATCTCGGACACTGAATAAGGTAGTGAGTGAGAGTTTCAGTTGCACCGCAGATGCAAACAGGAGTTTCGGATAGATTACGGCGATGGAGCTCAAACTGCAAAGTACTACATCCAAGGCGAAGGCATGTATGATATCTGCATTCTTCTTGTGCCGAACTTATAAAGATGTGCTGACCATGGTATTGTTCTGCTttgtagttttgttttgaaagccGGAAGTGTTAATGATCTCGCTCGATATTGTATAGCCGCTACTACAGGAACATGTGAATGAGCCTTGTGTGTTGGTACATATGTGACTGCATATCACTGTGCCGGAACTGTACTCATTTACATCGGGAATGACATGTAGAAATATGATAAGATCAAATTGCGTGGATAAAACTCAgaagttaaattatatttcttcCTTTTATCAAGCTAAATCACCCGCAATAATTTTTAATGTTCATAATCAATGTTTAGTCTAAATTCTATTCTGTTATGTAACTGAAAACATGATCACGGACAAAAACAGACcttaaaaacatcaaattacCAACATAATTGAAGGTTTGGATCACCGCCCATATATGACTTTTGGATTTTGCATTCAATGTGGGTCAACATATTGCATTGCATCCACAATTAGACCATTATCGGATGCTAACGCTCTGTATAAATAACTAAAACCAGAGCGAGTAATGGGTTTTGCACACGCGTTCATTGATTATAGCACTCGTTTGTActaaatttcattgaaataccaaaaaaagGTCTCAAGGGTGGagcaaaaatataagtataagcCCACCTAGGCAGCTTTGTTGGAAAGCATGAGAAGATAAAACTGCATAACTGCAAACGTTTTAGAACAAGAGCGCCACAATAAAAATTGCCAAAGTTAATCGCAGTAGAATAGGGGTACTAAAAAATACTGCTTAGTTTTGTGGCTATCGATTTATTGGATAGTTCGATAGTTATACTGTCAATTTGAGGaaagttttgttaaaaagtGCCAGTCGCACTACactcaaatttgaattatcACTGGGTATGAAAATAAACTCATGAATAGGTGCTGATAATACTCATTTTCGGTCCACTCATTTGGAAATGGCTATTAAAAATAGAGCTATATTTTAGAGCATCCAAACACAGAATGATAGTTATATTCGAGGACTAAGCGCAAAACTGGTACAGAGCCCAATAAATGTCCAATTCTGCATTGTAAAGTTTAAAAGTGTGAAACTGTTAGGACATCCAATCAGAGAATGATAGTTATATTCGAGGACTAAGCGCAAGACTGGTACAGAGCCCAATAAATGTCCAATTCTGCATTGTTAAGTTTAAAAGTGTGAAACTGTTAGGACATCCAATCAGAGAATGATAGTTATATTCAAGGACTAAGCGCAATACTATTGTACTAAGCCCGATTTATGCCCAACTCTACATTGTTAAGTTTAAAAGTGTGAAACTGAACTGTATTTTAGGTACATTTATAAGTGCTTAGGACACTTGACAGTGTTTCAATATGTCAGTTATGATGACAGTTTGTTTTGTCAGCATTTTACTACTTGTACGTTGTTTAGATAGCAAACTAAGTGTACAATTAATCTGAACAAGTTTATCATACTAATTGAGAACAAACCTGAACATGTTCTGCCGTCGCTCAGTAAACTATAGCCGCTTCTGCAGGAACATGTGAATGACCCCTGTGTGTTGGCACATGTGTGATTGCATCTTGCTGTGCCGGACTTACACTCGTCAATGTCTGGAATGTAAAGTGAAATATGTAAAGATCAAGCGGATGAACATAATGCGATCTTAAGTATCTTTTATTTCAGGTGCCCTAGCAATCATGGTTTTCATAAGCGACGTGAATCAGTAGAAGGtattcattaataattaaatacgAAGTGTGTTGTTCCTAAACTGGCATAATTCCCCCAGCTGACCAGTGCACAATTATCGTAATGAACACATACATAATCAATATTACCAGAAGGTATCAAATCGTCGCTCGATAGACTATAGCCATCTCGCTGT
Proteins encoded in this window:
- the LOC128235491 gene encoding fibulin-1-like, whose protein sequence is MSVVPTQRDGYSLSSDDLIPSDIDECKSGTARCNHTCANTQGSFTCSCRSGYSLLSDGRTCSDVNECSSGTARCSHICTNTQGAFTCSCRSGYSLSSDGRTCSDIDECSSDTARCNHTCANTQGSFICSCISGYILSSDGRTCSDVNECNSGTAICSHTCTNTEGSFRCSCRSGYNLSSDGKTCSDIDECSSDTARCNHTCANTQGSFICSCRSGYSLSSDGRTCLDIDECSSNTSRCNHTCANTQGSFICSCRSGYILSSDGRTCSDVNECSSGKTLTSVVPTHQDAITHVPTHKGHSYVLVEADIVYRVTAEHVQTLTSVVPT